The following nucleotide sequence is from uncultured Draconibacterium sp..
CCTTTTGCCTTCTTCGTCTTACTTCACCGTTTTCAGGTATTCAATAATATTATCGATGTCCTCATCAGAAAGTTGCCCCTCATACGATACCATTAATCCTTTATTGTATCCGTCCACAACATCGGCATTCGGATCGTAAATTGATTTTCGGATATACTCCTCATCAACCGTAACCTGCCGTGTTTCACGACCGGTTTCAACCGTATGTTCTGCCCCCCAAATTCCTTTAAAACTTGGGCCAACCAATTTGGTTCCGTCAAGTGTATGACAAGCAAAACAGCCAATATTTTGCATGATTCGGTTACCCGTTGCTGCCGGCGAATCAATTTCGGAGGCAGAAGCCGCAACATTTGTTGTATCAGCGATCCAGGTCTGGAACGCAGAATCTTCCATAACCTCCACATAAGTGTACATGTAGGAGTGCTGCAACCCGCAATATTCGGCACAAAACAATTCGTAGGTTCCCACTTTTTGCGGCTCAAACCACATGAAGTTATCCTTTTTCCCCGGTACCATATCCTGTTTTACGCGAAAAGCCGGAATGTAAAGACTGTGCAACACATCCATGGCCACCAGGTTGAGTTTTATCGGCTTGTCTTTTGGAAGAAAGAGGGTATCGGTACGACGGCCATTTTCATATTCAAAACTAAAGTTCCACATACGACCGTAGGCGGTAATTTCCATCGCATCTTTTGGTGCACGTTGCATGGGTTTCCAACCTGCCCATCCGTAGTAAAACATCAACATGGTTAAAAGAAACGGAACAACAGTCCAAATGATTTCAAGTTTAGTACTTCCTTCAATCTGCGTGGCTTTTGGGTTCCTTTTCTTGTTATACTTAAAAATAAAAACCAGCATTACTACCGTTAGCCCGATAAGGAACAAAAACGATATGCCCATTATGACAAGAAATGCAGTGTCGACACCCTGAACAAAATTTGAGGCTTTGGTTATTTCTGAGCTATACATAGTTATACTCTATAGAGGTAATCTAAAAAGGTTATCACAATTACAACCACAAAAATGGCAAACACAAAGGCCACCATCAATTTAATGTATGGTTTGTCGTATTTAAGGTGCATAAAGTAAGTTAACACCAATGCCGATTTTACTACGGCAAATAGCAAGGCTGCAGCAACAGTAAATTCGCCTAGTTCTATCGAGGTAATTCCTATCGACCCAAAAGTTAGTGCCAACAGCGCCACCAAAACAATGACGTATAATCGATACGGAACGATATGATGATGTTTATCTTCTGACATAGTATTCGTTTTAATGGATGAGATAAAATAGCGGGAAAAGGAAAATCCAGATCAGGTCGACAAGGTGCCAGTACAGGCCACAATTATCGAGTAACGAAGGGCGTTTGGCATTTACTTTTCCATTGGCAACACCTCGTATTGCAAAGCCCATAATTATCAGCCCTACAATAATATGAAGTGCATGAAGTCCGGTCATCACAAAATAAAGCCCGAAGAATAGAATTTCGCCCTGGCTCATTTCATTCAGCATTTGTTCTGATCCGGGCCAGATTCCGTGCGAGAATTTTACGCCCCACTCAAAATACTTATTCACCAAAAAGCCAATACCAATAATGAAAGTTAGCACCACCAGTGCAATGGCCACTTTTTTGTGTCCTTTTTGCAAAGCAGTGGTCGACATGGCAATCGTCATACTACTCACTAAAAGAATAACGGTATTAAACGCGCCAATAAAGGTATTTAGTTCTTCGGCCGCCAGGTGAAAGGCGTCGGGATTCAGATAACGATATACCGAGTAAACAATAAACAGGCCACCAAACAACAGTAGTTCGGTAAAAATAAACAGCCACATTCCGATTTTCGACGATTCAGGATCGTACATGTCGGGATGTTCCACATGAGCATGTTGATGTTCAGCCATATTAGTCATAGTTATAAGGTCCGTCTTTTTCTCCCAAAACAGGTTCTTTCTCAAAATTTAATACCGGTGGCGGCGAAGTAACTGTCCATTCCAGTGTTTTACTGTGCCATGGATTCATTTCTGCAGGCTCTCCCTTTCGCGCCGAGCGAATCAGGTTAACAATAATGATGATAAAACCGGTTACCAATACCCACGAGCCAATAGTGCTCAGGATATTTCCTCCATGGAACTCTTCGAGATAGTCGTAATAACGCCTTGGCATACCCATCATTCCAAGATAGAACATGGGCGAATACAACGCCAGAAAACCAATGGTGAAAATCAGCCAGCCAACATTGGCCCAGGCCTTATCATACATTCTTCCAAATATTTTTGGGAACCAGTAGTGCATTGCCGCAAAAAAGGCAAAGCCTGTTCCTCCAAAAACAATGTAATGGAAGTGGGCAACAACAAAGGCAGTATCGTGCACGTAAATATCGGTAGCCAGCGCACCCAAAACAAGGCCGCTTAAACCACCAACCATAAACACAAAAATAAATGACACTGCCCAGTAAAAGGGCGTTTGGATATTGATCGATCCTTTATACATCGTCGATATCCAGTTAAATACTTTTATTGCACTTGGTATGGCAACAATAAATGTGAGGAGTGAAAAATAATATTGTGCAGTTCCGCTCATTCCGGCGGTAAACATGTGGTGCCCCCATACCAGGTAGCCCACAAATGCAATGGCCAGTGTTGAAGCGATAATTGCTTTATATCCAAAAATATGTTTTTGCGAAAATGTTGGAATGATCTCCGAAATAGCTCCCATAGCAGGCAGAATCATAAT
It contains:
- a CDS encoding cytochrome C oxidase subunit IV family protein: MSEDKHHHIVPYRLYVIVLVALLALTFGSIGITSIELGEFTVAAALLFAVVKSALVLTYFMHLKYDKPYIKLMVAFVFAIFVVVIVITFLDYLYRV
- the coxB gene encoding cytochrome c oxidase subunit II — its product is MYSSEITKASNFVQGVDTAFLVIMGISFLFLIGLTVVMLVFIFKYNKKRNPKATQIEGSTKLEIIWTVVPFLLTMLMFYYGWAGWKPMQRAPKDAMEITAYGRMWNFSFEYENGRRTDTLFLPKDKPIKLNLVAMDVLHSLYIPAFRVKQDMVPGKKDNFMWFEPQKVGTYELFCAEYCGLQHSYMYTYVEVMEDSAFQTWIADTTNVAASASEIDSPAATGNRIMQNIGCFACHTLDGTKLVGPSFKGIWGAEHTVETGRETRQVTVDEEYIRKSIYDPNADVVDGYNKGLMVSYEGQLSDEDIDNIIEYLKTVK
- a CDS encoding cbb3-type cytochrome c oxidase subunit I codes for the protein MHTTNAVNGANYLTYQGKYKGLLGWILSTDHKRIGLLYLYSIAAMFTTGVLLGLAMKFELLAPGKTIMDAQTYNATFTVHGVIMIFMVVVPGLPAVFGNLLMPIMIGAKDVAFPKLNLLSWWLYIAGVVLVLCALLFGSGSPDTGWTFYAPYSFKTGTNLLPAVFGAFVLGFSSILTGLNFLVTIHRLRCPGMKWTKLPLFVWTLYGTAWIQLLATPVVGITLVLVALERVFGVGVFDPALGGDPVLYQHLFWIYSHPAVYIMILPAMGAISEIIPTFSQKHIFGYKAIIASTLAIAFVGYLVWGHHMFTAGMSGTAQYYFSLLTFIVAIPSAIKVFNWISTMYKGSINIQTPFYWAVSFIFVFMVGGLSGLVLGALATDIYVHDTAFVVAHFHYIVFGGTGFAFFAAMHYWFPKIFGRMYDKAWANVGWLIFTIGFLALYSPMFYLGMMGMPRRYYDYLEEFHGGNILSTIGSWVLVTGFIIIIVNLIRSARKGEPAEMNPWHSKTLEWTVTSPPPVLNFEKEPVLGEKDGPYNYD
- a CDS encoding cytochrome c oxidase subunit 3 family protein is translated as MAEHQHAHVEHPDMYDPESSKIGMWLFIFTELLLFGGLFIVYSVYRYLNPDAFHLAAEELNTFIGAFNTVILLVSSMTIAMSTTALQKGHKKVAIALVVLTFIIGIGFLVNKYFEWGVKFSHGIWPGSEQMLNEMSQGEILFFGLYFVMTGLHALHIIVGLIIMGFAIRGVANGKVNAKRPSLLDNCGLYWHLVDLIWIFLFPLFYLIH